GAGCCAGGTACTTTAACAAGGGTTATGGTTCGATTGTTGGCCATCTCAACTCCAGCTTTCAAACTGCACGCGATATTGAGGGCCATGGAACTCATACCCTATCAACAGCAGCAGGTAATTTTGTTCCAGGAGCTAATGTCTTTGGTAATGGCAAGGGAACTGCCAAGGGCGGATCACCTCGTGCCCGTGTAGCAGCTTACAAGGTATGCTGGCCAGCTGTAGGTGTGAATGAGGGTGGGTGCTATGAAGCAGACATCTTGGCCGGCTTCGATGTTGCCATAAGCGATGGCGTTGACGTGCTCTCAGTTTCCCTGGGTGGGGCTATCGATGAATACTCGGATGATGCTATTGCAATCGGTTCTTTCCATGCTTTCAAGAAGGGTATTACTGTGGTTGCCTCTGCTGGCAATTCAGGACCAGGACCAGGATCGGTATCAAATGTGGCACCTTGGCTGATAACAGTTGGTGCCAGCACACTTGATCGTGCCTTCACAATCTACGTTGCACTTGGAAACAGGAAGCACCTCaaggttattttcttttttccctctagaaattatagttttggaGGGTAATCAACAGGGAACTCGAGGAGAGAGCTTCTTTGGCTAATCTCTCTGTTCTTTTAACAGCCCTTCATGATGGATTTCTTACTAGTTCAGTACTAGCTAGGATCGTCTTTCACAATATTGAATTACCTTGTGGTTTACACAAGTTGAGTTTTTCTCTAACTAATCATCTTGTTGTCTTTGCTAGGGAGTAAGTCTTTCACAAAAAAGCTTGCCTGCTAGAAAATTCTATCCATTGATCAGTGGTGCACGGGCAAAGGCTTCTAATCAATCTGAAGAAGATGCGTAAGTATCACCTCAACTCTGTGGATGCTCGAAATATTTCGATACTAAACTTGTGAATCCCTAAGCTTTTTGCTATAGCATTGCCCTAAGTTGGTAATTGCAAGAAATCTTGCAGCAACCTTTGCAAACCTGGAACACTTGATTCCGAAAAGGTTAAAGGGAAGATATTGGTATGCCTTCGAGGGGTAAATCCAAGAGTAGAAAAGGGACATGTAGCTCTTCTTGCTAGGGCTGTTGGATGATTTTGGCTAATGATGAAGAATCTGGCAATGGCATTCTTGCCGACGCTCATGTACTTCCTGCTGCACACATCATCTCTACAGATGGTCAAGCTGTCTTTTCCTACCTCAATTCTACCAAGTAAGTTCATATCAACTTAACCAAGAAATCTCTTTGAGCTTGACAAACCCGGTATTTTAGCCGGATCGTATCTGCATGTAAATCAGGGACCCTTGGGCATATATCACCAATGTAAGGACAGAATTGGGAACAAAGCCAGCTCCATTTATGGCTTCTTTCTCATCCAGGGGCCTAATATCCTTGAAGAATCAATCCTCAAGGTTTGTTTTAGCAGTTCTTCGTTGTTATTTTTCTCGGTCAATCTGTCTGTGCTATCGTTGGCCTTGCATTATACAGTGATGAATGAACATGACTTGGTCTATCCATTTCAGCCTGATATCACTGCTCCCGGTGTCAGTGTAATTGCTGCTTTCACTCTAGCAACAGGACCAACTGATGCAGCTTACGATAAGCGAAGGATTCCCTTCAACACTGAATCTGGAACTTCAATGTCATGCCCTCATGTTTCTGGAATTGTTGGCCTTCTAAAATCACTCCATCCAGATTGGAGTCCTGCCGCTATCAGATCGGCTATCATGACAACTGGTAAAGAAcagttttccttctctttttctttagaGCTAGAAAATACGTTTTGTACATTGATCATTGTCTTACTAATCGATTTCATCCGCAGCAACAACAAGAAATAACAATGGGGATCCAATATTGGATTCGTCCAACACCAGGGCAACTCCATTTGCATACGGTGCAGGACATGTGCAGCCAAACCGTGCAGCAGATCCTGGTCTAGTTTATGATCTCACTGTTAATGATTTCTTGAACTATTTATGCAGCCGAGGCTATACTGCAAAAGACCTGAAATTATTCACAGATAAGCCATACACTTGTCCAGAGTCATTCAGTTTGACAGACTTCAACTATCCTTCAATCTCAGCTATTAATCTTAATGACACCATAACAGTTACTCGAAGAGTTAAAAATGTCGGTTCTCCTGGCAAATACTATATCCATGTCAGGGAACCAACCGGAGTGTTAGTTTCGGTTACGCCTGCCACCTTAGAGTTTAAGAAACTGGGTGAGGAGAAGACATTTAAGGTTACATTCAAACTTGCCCCAAATGGAAGCTTAAAGATTATACATTTGGGGTATTGTCATGGTCCGATGGTAAGCACTTCGTCAGGAGTCCTCTGGTGGTGAGGCCTTACTGGAGTCATTGAAACAGCGGGTCCATTCAAGCTGATTTCTGTTCAGAGCCCTGTTATCCGTGTAGAATCCTGATAGATCAATTCTTTGGATAATGatgcttatttttttccctgaaaGAAAAGATGTCTCAATGCAATCACATTTCTACTTCCTAATAGCAAGAGTTTATACTCAAACAAGATCTTTcactcttgtttttgtttttgattttttttttttattcctcttcacaaaatcaaaaaccaatATGCTTGATGCTCACCCTTTGTGAGGTTGCACTAGAAGATTCATAAACCCTCATCATGAAAGAATGTATATCAAAGGAAACAATTGCAATGAATTCATAATGTCACAAAGTATGGTTGGGACCTTTTCCTAGCTCATCATCTAAGAATTCAACACCAGCATTTCTCAAACTCCAAAATATTGAAACCTAAGGCTTAACCTATGATCATGACGAAAACCCCACCTATCTTACCACCTGACCTAAGAGAATCGCATTCTAAGTTTCTAACCAAATAAAACTTCAaacattttctcttctttagctTTTAGATAACAGACCAATTCCTTTCTTTATCTAGTTATTCTATGTATCTGGAAACTGTCAGCTTTGTGTTTATTGTTACGTTGGTTTTGATTGTTATGACCATAACTAATCTAAACTGAAAACGATAGATAAAATGTTGAGAATTTCAAATTTGGCGCTTGAATCACTCTTGTTCCATCAAAGGTAGGAATTCTCCAAAAATATAGAAGTACAAATTGATTGACctctaaaaatagtaaaaagaaaacagagctTAAGGACAACGGAGATCacaatgttttttccttttgttctttatcttcttttcttctctctcttgcaGACTTCTAATTATGCTCCACTAAAGGCAAGGCTCGTCGACCTTTTCGTTGGTTTGTGTgtgattgttgttgatgtaaAGTTGGCTATGGAGTTGAtggtttttctttcattcagTCTTGCATAGTTTACATGGTGAGAGTCTCCATCTGGTTCCTTGCCATCACAATTTGATGTTCAAAAATTGACAGTGTTACACTTTGATCTGCTAGGATCACTCTTGGAAAGGTTTGCATTATCGAAAAGTTATGGAAATTCTCTGGTTTTGAACTACACCTTATTCATTAGTGCTATATTTCTTATGCAGAAAAGAGCAGGTCGAGGATCAAACGATTTACACTAaaagtttcaaatattaaaaagttcAAGTAAAATACGTTCCCGACAGACATGATTCGTTAAATTCAATACGAATTTTAATACACAATATTACTACAATTTGATCCAAATTGAAAATTAGTTTGGACTTAGGCCTAAATTAGGTCCAAGCCCATttcgaaaaaaaatacaatgcagGTTGTTTATTAGCAAACAAACCAGTGAGCTTTCGACACGTGGTGGGGGTCTTTTCAACATACAAAAACCATAATATTGAACCCTCGGAGAAAGTTTCAAGCTTTGCAGCCACAAACAGAGGGAAAAGGGTTGCAAGGAGACTGAGTTTAAATTCACCAACCCAATCTCGAATAGATAGAAGGTAAACTCTCTTCTTCTGGTTTTTCcgtgatgttttttaaatgggattttctttaaaaaaaaaactgaggagtttggatttttcttatgcTTTTTATCAGTATGATTGATGGGAAAAATCTGAACTTTCTATGGAATTGAAAGATTTGTTTGGCTGGTGTGATATCTTAAATGTGTTTTGAGGTTTTTTATGTTCATTGTTTCTATTCTTCTGGTTGATGATTGTTTATGTTTCTTTACCAGTCAGTCTGGTTGATGGGAAAAGTCTAAAAATTTCTATGGAAAGATGAAAACTTTTTTTGAGGGATTTGTTTGTCCGATTCctatcttagatttttttttttctgttaattggttctattttttattttattttcttgtggtataaatgaaaatttgaGTATTGTTATCTGATTTAATGGTTAATACTAGTACATCCCTTGTGTATTGTTTCTGTTTCTTCAAGATTCTGTCTGAAATTGTTTTGTATCTAATATCTCAAGTTTTGATGTTCTGTGAATTCAATGTTTTTGTCCATGTGAATGGTACAAATTGTGGTGTTAGAGCAAATTGAATGGTTTTGTTTATGCTTATTGACTTTGTTtcctaaaatcaaatttttatgtattttattttgaagcaGGATTAGGTGCAGTCAGAATGCAGTCCAGCAAAGACCCTGCATCAATGGAAGTTGAAACCCGTGAACACAAGTCTTCGGGAGCTTTGCCTGCAAAGCCAAAGTTTGAGCCTTTGAAGGCTCATGAGATGTCTGATGGTCGAGTTCAATTTAGAAAAGTCTCGGTTCCACCACATCGGTATTCACCTCTGAAGAAAGCATGGATGGAAATCTACACTCCAATATATGAGCAAATGAAGGTTGATGTCCGTATGAACCTCAAAGCTAGGAAGGTTGAGTTGAAAACTAGATCAGACACGCCTGATGTTAGCAACCTGCAAAAGTGTGCTGACTTCATGCATGCTTTTATGCTAGGTTTTGATGTGATTGATGCCATTGCTCTTTTGCGTTTGGACGAGCTGTATGTTGAATCTTTTGAAATCAAAGATGTTAAAACTCTTCGAGGTGAGCATTTGTCCCGGGCCATTGGGAGACTGTCTGGTAAAGGTGGCAAAACAAAGTTTGCCATTGAGAACGCTACCAAGACAAGGATTGTGATTGCTGACACCAAGATTCACATATTAGGATcttttcaaaatatcaaagttgcAAGGGATTCTCTTTGCAGCCTCATTTTAGGGTCTCCTGCTGGAAAGGTATACTCAAAACTTAGACAAGTTACAGCTAGATTGGCTGAGAGATTCTGATCATATTTGTTTGTGTTGCTTGGCGAATTGAGATTACatgttatttttgtaatgctgaGTGCCAGAGTGTAATTTGGCATGAAATTTTTGTGTGGAGATGCTGTATCGGCTGTCAAAAAACATTCACTATAAGGGAATTAATTTCTCACTTGTACTTGCTAATTGATTTAACTTGTCCGCCTTGCTGGTttgcaattgaattttttgaccTTGTGCATATGACAATGGCGTATTTGCTTACTGTTGGCATAATGCGCTGTTCAATTTAATCAGCTTCATGGTGCGTACTGCTCCATGCTCATATGGCATCtcttaaaaacataaatcaccAAGTATTGATGCCTGGTTACCCTGGTGTTCTTTGATCAGCAATTTTGCTCCTACTTGGAATAGCCTGAGAAATTGAATTCAGGCAACTGCATGATAGCTTATGTGTATCTAACAGGGCCATGTTGTCAACTGAAAGGCACCATGGCCATGGTAATAGTGAGTATGCATGATAGTGAATTTTTGCTTCTATATTAGGTAACTCGTTGCGAAACGTGGAAACGGAAAAACTTCATGCAAATCACCCGATTCCTGTTGTTTTTGTTAAGCCAAGACATTGTGTTTGGGATAGAGGTGaggtttggttttctttttttaatgggactcgaataaaaacaagaaaacttgtttttggtGGAAGCTTTTTGTGCGGgttgtacataaaaaaaactactacagTTCACCTTCTTCTATCCCAAACACCCTTAGTACAACCTGTTAGCTACCAATTAAAACAACTTCGGTGTAAATAATTTCACTTAGAATGCTCggcaagaaagaaattcaactTGAAGGATG
This is a stretch of genomic DNA from Populus alba chromosome 11, ASM523922v2, whole genome shotgun sequence. It encodes these proteins:
- the LOC118051721 gene encoding uncharacterized protein, giving the protein MQSSKDPASMEVETREHKSSGALPAKPKFEPLKAHEMSDGRVQFRKVSVPPHRYSPLKKAWMEIYTPIYEQMKVDVRMNLKARKVELKTRSDTPDVSNLQKCADFMHAFMLGFDVIDAIALLRLDELYVESFEIKDVKTLRGEHLSRAIGRLSGKGGKTKFAIENATKTRIVIADTKIHILGSFQNIKVARDSLCSLILGSPAGKVYSKLRQVTARLAERF